From Rutidosis leptorrhynchoides isolate AG116_Rl617_1_P2 chromosome 3, CSIRO_AGI_Rlap_v1, whole genome shotgun sequence, a single genomic window includes:
- the LOC139897355 gene encoding GDSL esterase/lipase At1g28580-like produces MAHSTTLYTILTLLLAYYNFCVYGCYTSIISFGDSLADTGNLKIQYLKTDGTAPHFLFPPYGETFFHKPTGRFSNGRLIIDFVAESLGLPLIPPYLGINITRLRQGVNYAVAGGTALEPSFLEERGVSNNRENASLGTQLGWFKQSLPSICATTSDCKRLIGRSLILMGEIGGNDYNHALQYGKSIKEVQTYVPFVVKTIISALNELIELGAETIVVPGNLPIGCSAAYLTIFYGSNEVEYDNATGCITQLNKFAEYHNELLKTELNHIREVHPEINVIYADYYNSAMQIFLSPYEYGFTNGALMACCGGGGPYNYNASVACADPLSTSCDEPDTYFNWDGLHLTEAAYRLIFVSLFEGSYTTPRFNSICPTSRLQPVGVKLSSSI; encoded by the exons ATGGCCCATTCAACAACTCTTTACACCATTTTAACTCTTCTATTAGCTTATTATAACTTTTGTGTTTATGGATGTTATACTTCCATAATAAGCTTTGGCGACTCGCTCGCTGATACTGGAAACTTGAAAATACAATATCTTAAAACCGATGGCACCGCACCCCATTTCTTGTTTCCGCCTTATGGCGAAACCTTTTTCCATAAACCAACTGGCCGTTTCTCTAATGGGCGTCTAATCATTGATTTCGTCG CTGAGAGCCTTGGGCTACCACTAATACCGCCATATCTTGGTATCAACATAACGAGGTTGAGACAAGGAGTGAATTACGCGGTGGCTGGTGGGACTGCGTTAGAACCTTCTTTTTTAGAAGAAAGGGGAGTAAGTAATAATAGGGAGAATGCATCTTTGGGGACTCAATTGGGGTGGTTCAAACAATCTTTGCCTTCTATTTGCGCCACAACTTCAG ACTGTAAGCGATTAATCGGACGTTCTCTAATTCTCATGGGAGAGATTGGAGGAAACGACTACAATCATGCATTACAATACGGAAAATCTATAAAAGAGGTCCAAACATATGTCCCATTCGTTGTCAAGACTATCATCTCTGCACTTAAT GAACTTATTGAGCTAGGGGCCGAAACAATTGTTGTTCCAGGGAACTTACCAATCGGATGCTCTGCTGCTTATTTGACAATCTTTTATGGCTCTAATGAGGTTGAATACGATAATGCAACCGGATGCATTACTCAATTAAACAAGTTTGCAGAGTACCATAACGAACTTCTCAAAACAGAATTAAACCATATACGAGAAGTCCATCCTGAAATCAACGTTATTTATGCTGACTATTACAACTCCGCAATGCAAATTTTCCTATCTCCATACGAATATG GATTTACAAACGGAGCTCTAATGGCATGTTGTGGAGGTGGAGGACCGTACAACTACAACGCATCTGTAGCATGTGCGGACCCATTATCGACTTCATGTGATGAACCGGATACATATTTCAATTGGGATGGTTTGCACTTAACGGAAGCAGCATACAGATTAATCTTCGTGAGTTTATTCGAAGGGTCCTACACTACGCCTCGATTCAATTCAATTTGCCCAACATCAAGGCTACAACCAGTTGGAGTAAAATTGTCTAGCtctatttaa